The following DNA comes from Desulfovibrio sp..
GCGGAACTCACCGCCAGTGAACAGCAGAGCGCCCGCGAATCCCGTCAGGCCGAGGGAAAAGAGGCGTAATACCGCCGCATGGTTCCCTGAACGCGGGCAGGCATCGCCCGGCAGACCTGCCACGCGGCGGGCCGCACTGATTCCCCCAGCCTTCCCTGATTCCCGCCGCCGCTGCCTCCCTGACTTTCTCTGACTTCCAGCCTCCCGCTGTCTTCTCTGATTTCCCAGGTTTCCAGCCTCCACCAGACTTCCCTGTCGCCCCTGAAAAACTTCCTGTAAGCTGGCGTATGGCAGATTTGCCACGCAGCGGGCCGGGGGCGGTCTACGGGCCGGGACGCGCTTGCGGCCATTAAAAGGTTGCCGCGGTAGACACGCGACATGGCGGACATATGCCCGTCGAGATAACAGTCAGACCGTCCATCTTGCAGTTGCCGACAGTGCAACAGACAGAAAGGCCCGCATGATGCGGGCCTTTCTGTTTAAAGAGTTTTAGGGGGTGGGGGCGTGGGGGAGGAGACCCTTTTGCAAAAGGGTCCCTCCCCCACAAAGCATGCCAAAATAACATGCGAACCGCCCTAATTAATCACCCCGTGTCGTCCCACAGGGCCGAACGGACGAACGGACGGACGAACGAACGGACGGGCTGTTACAGCCGTTCCACCACCTTGTCGCCCATGTTTTTGCAGCCCAGCAGTTCCTTGCCCGGCTCCATAATGTCGGCGGTGCGGAAACCGTCGGCCAGCGCCGTGCGCACGGCCTTTTCAATGTGCTCGGCTTCTTCGGGCATATCGAGGCCCAGACGCAGCATCATGGCGGCAGAGAGGATGGTGGCCAGGGGATTGGCCACATCCTGACCCGCGATGTCGGGCGCGGAGCCGTGGATGGGCTCAAACAGGCCCGGCCCGTCGGCTCCCATGGAGGCCGAGGGCAGCATGCCCAGAGAACCGGTAATGACCGAAGCTTCGTCCGAAAGGATGTCGCCAAAAATATTGCCGGTGAGGATCACGTCAAACTGCGAGGGGTCGCGCACCAGCTGCATGGCGGCATTGTCCACATACATATGGCTCAATTCCACATCCGCGTATTCGCGGTGCATCTCGATGACCACTTCCTTCCACAAACGGGAGCATTCCAGCACATTGCTCTTTTCCACCGAGCAGACCTTGTTGCGGCGTTTGCGGGCCGTTTCAAAAGCCACCCAGGCGATGCGGCGGATCTCTTCTTCGTTGTAGACCATGGTGTTATAGCCGGTGCGCAGGCCGTCGCGGCTCTCGATGCCGCGCGGTTCGCCAAAGTAGACGTCGCCCGTGAGCTCGCGCACCACCATGAGATCAAGCCCCCTGGCGGCGATATCGGGCCGCAGCAGGCAGGCCCCGGCCAGTTCGGGCAGCAGCATGGCAGGACGCAGGTTGGCGAACAGCCCCAGTTCCTTGCGAATACGCAAAAGGCCCTTTTCTGGCCGCAGTTCCGGCGTCATGTTGTCCCACTTGGGGCCGCCCACCGCGCCAAGGTACACGGCGTCAGCGGCACGGCACTTCTGCACCGTGGCTTCGGGCAGGGGATCGCCCGCGCCGTCAATGGCCGCGCCGCCGATGAGGGCGGTATCAAAGACAAACTCATGGCCGAACTTTTGGG
Coding sequences within:
- the leuB gene encoding 3-isopropylmalate dehydrogenase, which translates into the protein MKKTICLLPGDGIGPEIIAQGVKVLEATAQKFGHEFVFDTALIGGAAIDGAGDPLPEATVQKCRAADAVYLGAVGGPKWDNMTPELRPEKGLLRIRKELGLFANLRPAMLLPELAGACLLRPDIAARGLDLMVVRELTGDVYFGEPRGIESRDGLRTGYNTMVYNEEEIRRIAWVAFETARKRRNKVCSVEKSNVLECSRLWKEVVIEMHREYADVELSHMYVDNAAMQLVRDPSQFDVILTGNIFGDILSDEASVITGSLGMLPSASMGADGPGLFEPIHGSAPDIAGQDVANPLATILSAAMMLRLGLDMPEEAEHIEKAVRTALADGFRTADIMEPGKELLGCKNMGDKVVERL